One window of the Prinia subflava isolate CZ2003 ecotype Zambia chromosome 25, Cam_Psub_1.2, whole genome shotgun sequence genome contains the following:
- the C25H3orf38 gene encoding uncharacterized protein C3orf38 homolog, which yields MAGPGLSERERAGCRDLLELLHTDELLALTDTVTNRLVHPESRQEAIHAILVYSTNVEELLRRRKVYREIIFKYLAAQGVAVPPSSEKHLLIERVRQLWAGQPGHGRPPAQSHGNGQKSPQDDVGGLGGEFCQWYFELLNSQHPLGVKSEETWGPQHFWEDAKLKFCYSTLEKNVEQYVGADMVSLRLLSLVKEECLLFNPNLHSSGLKCAMSPHGLVLVAVAGTVHRDNACLGVFEQIFGLISCPVRNNTWKIKLVNLKIVGQNALEPGMQIEEPSIKYESNQLREFYDGNELRVFEPPKF from the exons ATGGCGGGCCCGGGGCTGAGCGAGCGGGAGCGGGCGGGCTGCCGGGAcctgctggagctcctgcaCACCGACGAGCTGCTGGCGCTCACCGACACCGTCACCAACCGCCTGGTGCACCCGGAGAGCCGCCAAG aggCCATCCATGCCATCCTGGTGTACAGCACGAACGTGGAAGAGCTCCTGAGGCGCAGGAAGGTCTACAGAGAAATCATCTTTAAGTACTTGGCGGCGCAGGGGGTTGCAGTGCCCCCGTCCTCGGAGAAGCACCTCCTCATCGAGCGTGTGAGGCAGCTCTGGGCCGGGCAGCCGGGGCACGGGAGACCTCCTGCACAG AGTCATGGAAACGGACAGAAGTCACCACAGGATGATGTTGGTGGTCTAGGAGGAGAATTCTGCCAGTGGTACTTTGAACTCCTGAACTCTCAACACCCTTTGGGAGTAAAATCTGAAGAGACGTGGGGACCACAGCATTTCTGGGAGGATGCCAAACTGAAGTTCTGTTACAGCACTCTGGAGAAAAACGTGGAACAGTATGTGGGTGCAGACATGGTGAGCCTGCGCCTGCTGTCCTTGGTGAAAGAGGAGTGTCTCCTCTTCAACCCAAATTTGCATTCCAGTGGCCTGAAGTGTGCCATGTCCCCTCATGGACTGGTGCTGGTGgcggtggctggcacagtgCACAGGGACAACGCCTGCCTGGGTGTCTTTGAGCAAATCTTCGGGCTCATCAGCTGCCCCGTGAGGAACAAcacctggaaaataaaactggTGAACCTTAAAATAGTGGGACAAAACGCTCTGGAGCCCGGGATGCAAATTGAGGAACCTTCCATAAAATATGAGTCAAACCAACTGAGAGAGTTCTACGATGGGAATGAGCTAAGAGTGTTTGAGCCTCCGAAGTTTTGA